The genomic interval ATATTCTTATCTTTTATCACAATTTCTACCCCATTGGGGCCAAAATAGAAATAAAAAAACAGCCAAATGGCTTTAAACATATTCATCACTCACGAATGGCCAGGCATAATCTGACAATCAGCAGAAAGCTTCAAAATTCGTGCTAAAGATGTTTCAGACTGTTTTTTATTTGCGTGCGGAAATCCTGTAAAAACTTTCACTCCAGGAATATAAGAATCCCCAGTAAAAGCCTTATTGTCTATAATATACGTTATGCAACTTGGAGCATGCCCAGGTGTTTCATATACATGAACAGGCATCCCCAACACCTCCAAGGAGTCACCCTCTTTCAATACACACACATTATCTGGCTCATCAATTGAAATGTCAGGATACTCCGAATGGTAGTGTGAGATATTCAGTTTAGGCGATTTAAGAGCTTCAACACCTGCGGCATTGGTATATACCTTCACAGCAGGAAATCTCTTGATAAGCTCTTCCACACCATAAATATGGTCAGAATGAGCGTGAGTGAGTAAAACTCCCTCAACGCTCTTCTGCCCAATCTTTTCCAATACCCTATCGGTATCTCCACAATCCACCAACCACACACTGTCATACTTCTCGTCAGAGAGAATATATGTCCGTGAGTTAAATACTCTATTGGTGATAAAATCTACTGTCAGCATTATCTGGCACTGAAGCCTCCATCAACAAATAGGTTGGTTCCCGTCACCCAACGGCTGGCATCACTCAACAGATAGATACAGGCATTGGCTATGTCGGTGGTCTCACCAAGTCCCAACAGATGCTGAGCTTCCAATGCTGCCCGTTTCTCAGGATCTTTCATGTGAGGAAGATTCATATTGATGGGTGTGCAGATAGCACCTGGTGATATGGAATTCACACGTACATTCTTCCTTGCCATCTCGCAAGCCAGATGTTTGGCGAGATTCAACAAAGCTGCCTTGGTCATGCCATAGGTCGACTTACCCACCTCACCAAAACTACCTGCTACTGACGAAAAGAACACGATACTACCACCTTCTTTCGACAGGTTGCCCATCTTAGTACATTCCTATGCCAAGAAATAACCCGTATAGACGTTCACATGGAAGAACTTATCCAGTTCTTCTGGCTTGGTCAACTTGAAGAGATTGGTGGTAGAGATGCCAGCACAGTTCAGCAGACCGTTGATGCGGCCAACTTTTGCCACTGCTTCCTTGATAATCTCACCTACCCTTTCATATTCAGTAAGGTTCACCGAAGCAAAGTAGTGTTCTTCTGGCCTGTCAACCATCGTCATTGTCTCTTTCAGACCTTCTTCATTCAAATCCAGAAGAATGAGCTTGGCACCCATCTTAGAGCAACTGATGGCACATTGACAGGCAATACCTGATGCAGCACCTGAGATGACGATGACTTTGCCTTCAAGAGAAAAAGGATTAAACAGCTTGTCCATGCTCTACTTCAACTATATCACTGATTTTACAATCAACAAAAGGCACTATGCCTGTTGCCCAAGTCATACCGACCCCAAAGGCGGTAAGAAGGAGTTCTTTCTGTCCTTCCAACTTGCCTTTTAGTTCACTTACTATAGTCAATGGAACTGAAACAGAAGAGGTATTTCCAAACTTGGCAATGGTAGAAGGGATCTTCTCCGTATCCAGTTTCATCTTCTTGGCAATATAGCTATTGATAAAGTTGTTGGCCTGATGGAAAACCACATAGTCGAAACCATCTATTTCCTTTTCTGCGTAAGCAATGGTCTTCTTGATATCCTTGGGTATCTCTCGGATAACAAAGTTAAACACATCGCCACCGCGCATATAGCCCTGTTCATCACTACGCATATTGCCATACTCGTCAATCACTTTCTCTACCACAGTCTCTGCAGAACTCATCTTGCGATAACCGCCGGCAGGAATCATAATCAAGTCTGCACGAGAGCCATCCGTATTCAAAGAAAAAGTACTCTTACCAAACTTTGAATCTCGCTCCACCAAAGCAGCCACGCCACCATCTCCAAAAAGGAATGCACTACGACGGTCACGGGGAGAATACACTTTTGAACGTGTCTCACCGTCCAGTAACAGTGCCTTTCGCAAGCCACTACGTTCCATCATGCCATACACTACAGACAAGCCATAGAGGAAGGCAGAACAACCTAAGGTGATGTCGAAAGCGATGGTAGAATTAGGAAGACCCAAACGGTGCTGTAAAGTACATGCGGTTGCAGGCATCCTGTAGTCAGGAGTCTGTGAGATAAACACCAGCAAGTCAATCTCTTCCTTATTGACATTGTTGTCTGCAATCAGTTTCTCTGCAGCTGCAAAACAAAGATCAGAAGAGCATGTTTCTTCATCAGAGAAACGACGTTCTTCTATGCCTGTCTTATCAACAATATCGTTAGCCTCCTGTGCGCTGAACACTTCCGTATATTCACGATTCTTGATTACACGCTTGGGTACGGCTGCTGACATCGCTGTGATGCCAACGCCCTCATACTGTATATATGCCATTCCACTTTTTATTTTTTTGTGCAGGCATCATACACTGCCTGTACAGTACGCAGTTTCTTGAAATCAGCTTCCTCAATCTGGGTATCATACTCCTCATCCATCATGGCTATCACTGATATGTAAGCAATTGAACTCCACTCTTCATAATTGCGGAACTCGTCTTCCATCTTAATCTCGTCTTCGCGCTCGATCGCTTCAGCGAACAATTCAATAAATTTTTCCATTTTTAATTTAATTGTTATATAATATGTTAATAATCTCTTTTTTAAAGGTTAAGGTTAGCGTTAAGGTTAATCTATAGTGACCTTCTTTGCCGGATTCCCCATATAGAGTCCACCGTCCTTTATCTTTCTAAGGATATAGGTTCCAGCTCCGAATCTGTTTTCATTACCAACTTTTAGGCATTGAGCAATGAAACAGCGAGAGCCAAAGTAATTCTTGTTACCAATAGTCGTTTGGCCCGACACTCTTACTTCCGGAAATAGCATATTGTGGCTGCCTATCACCACGTCATGTCCGAAACTAATACAACCATCCAGCACATTGAAATCCCCCATGTGAAAGTTACAACTAAAGCGACAACCAAAGGTAACAATATTACCCTTTCCCATCGTCACAGATTCCTTGTCAAAGTAGAATACGTTGGGGGCAATGATATTCGGGAAATTCACCAAGGGGTTTGTAATCTTCGATGGCAGTTCTTCCAGATATTTCGGTGAGCCAACAGCAATAGCTACATCGACAGGAGTTTTCCATTCATTCAACGTGTCAATGTTTCCAAGCACCTTGCCATATTTGCACTCAGTCCCTACTTCAACACCATCATCAATATAGCCAACAATCTTCCATGTCGGCTCAATGGCATTGATATGATTGATAATACAAGCGACCTCATGACCGAAACCACCAAATCCATAAATTAAAATGTCTTTCATTATATTCTATCCTAACGTTAATTTGTTCCATCGAAAGGTGGCATTGTAGCCGCCGCATCGTTTGATATATCTGCACGTTTCAGTACTTTCATCACTGTAATCCAAATTACCTTAATATCAGTCCAGAGTGTACAGTGATCAACATACCACACATCCAGTTTGAACTTCTTTGTCCAACTGATGGCATTGCGACCATGACACTGCGCCCAACCACTGATACCTGGACGTACTTCATGTCTGCGGGCTTGTTCGGGGCTATACAAAGGCAGGTATTTTACCAACAACGGGCGAGGTCCTATCAGAGCCATATCACCCTTCAGTACATTAATGAGTTGCGGAAGTTCATCTATTGACGTTGAGCGCACAAATTTTCCAACCTTAGTCAATCGCTGTGCATCGGGTAGCAAATTGCCATCTGCGTCACGCTCGTCCGTCATGGTCTTAAACTTAATAACCTTGAAAATCTTTGCATCCTTACCAGGTCTTTCTTGAAAGAAAAATGCGCCAGCACCCTTATTTGCAAAGTGAAGCCAGATAGTAACTACTAACAATATCGGACTGATGCAGATAATCACTATCAGTGAAATAAAGAAATCTAATATTCTCTTGAAAAAGTGTTTATACATAAAGCTTTGCATTTGCGTAAGTATAATTCCTTGAAGCTGCCAACGAATGGTTAACCAGTTCTTCCTTCTTCTCCTTGTCGGATGCTAGTTCCTGTATGAAGGCAGCTATCTCATCAATTTGGCCTGGCTGGAAACATGCCCCATTCTGATATTTTTCCACTATAGTTGCCAATTCCGATTCTTCCGGAACAACACACAACAATGGAGCCCCTACCGCCAACAGGTTATATGTTTTACTTGGTACGCTCACTCTAGCCGTTTCATCGTTCAATGTTATCACGCCCAAATCTGCACTGGCCAAGGAATACCGTAACATGTCAGCAGGTTGCCAATCAAGAAAAGTGCAGTTCTTTATACCATAATTGTGACACATCTCCTGAAGTTCAGGTTTCTTCTTCCCATCACCTATCAGCATGAAATGAATCCGTTCGTCATCAACCAACTTCTTAGCCACCTCAATGATGGTTTCGACGTTATGAGTGAAGCCCATATTACCAGAATACATTACTGTAAACTTGTTCTCTAGGTTATGCCCTTTTACAAAGGGATTCTCGCTCTTGACCACTGGTCCGAATGAAGCTTTGGAAGCCCAGTTAGGCACCACGGTAATCTTTTCGCGCTCCACATAGTTAGCCAAACAATCAGCCATACCATCACTTAGCGAAACTATCTTCTTTGCCTTAGCAAAAAGTTTCCTATTCTGCTTGCTCCACCACTTATAGATAAAGTTGCCTTTTCCTATACCTACATTTTGCAATGCATCAGGATAGGTATCATACACAATGATTGAAAAGGGATTCTTTAGAATCAACGACGACAGATAAGCCATGGGCGGATTGGTCACATATACCACTTCGTATTTGCGATACTTGAACAACAATTTGTTGAATATCTGTAGCGAAGCCCATCCCCAAGTAATCAGTCTTTTTATAGACGAACTGCGGTCGTAGGCAACAATCTTCTTTACCTTAATCTTTTCGTTCAAAGTCCGCTCTGTTACCTTGATACTACCTGCCAACAACACCACTTCATCATACACCTCTGCGTATGCGTTGGCAATGTCTATCATCAGATAGCCAGTGCTTTGGTTTACCAATACAACTTTCTTCATTTCTGTGTAGATGCTATCAAATCACCCAGTTCAACAGAAGTCATAAACTCCACATCTGGCCAACGTTTGATGATTTCGCCTATAAGTTGACTCAACGCTTTCAATCCCTTCTCTCGGTTTTCGGGATGCAGGTAACCGATATAGTTCACACGATGACTGCTGATAGTGGCCGGCTTGTGCCAACGGAAAGCTATTTCAATTTCCTTTAGGCAGTAGTTCAGCCAATCGTAGTTTGTCGGATAACTATATCCGCAACAGCTTGGTTCAAAGAAACAATTACGCGTCAGATATATCTGTCCTAATTCATTCTTATCACCCAGGAAACGTGTATTCACTTTATACTGACCGTTTCCTAATGGTTCTCTTTGCTTCTTACCCGTATTGATATATTGTATTCCTGCATCTAACAAGTCATTCTCCAAAGTGTTATTAAAAGGGCCGTTCGTGGGTACAAAATACTTTGCTTTATAACCATATAATTTCTCAAACAAGGCAAGACCAGTGGATAGTACTTCTTTCATATAGGGTAAGTCATCCATTGTGTCAAGATCGAATGCCGCCTGAAATTCAGGTATAGGTTCCTCGTTAATGCCATTATATATACCTGTCACTCCATTTTCAAAAGCCAATAATGTAGACTTATTACCATCTCGTAGGGCTCTCAACCATCGCTGTACATTCAGATGCTCTCTACCATGGAAGATTGGCACAAACAGTCTCTTTTCAATACCCTCTTTCCAAAGATCGTAAACACGTTCATGATTGGGGTAACGCTGACATGTTTCCGTGTAAGGCTCATAATAATACTTCTGATAGCCACTCTCCTTGATTTTTTCAAAGATGGGATTGGCAACCACATTTACACCTGTCATCACAGGATGCCTTCCTGTTGAATCCTTATACTTAGATAGTACAGAATACAATTCTTCTAAGTCTGCGTTAGACTCCAGGGCATCATATGTATTATAGTGATTTCTGTCTTCACGCATGCCGGCTTTTAACATACGCTCAAAGCTTTCCAACGACGACATACGTATACTCCCCCAGTCGTCAGATTCAATGACTACTATATGTCGTTTTGTGCGCCAGCCTGGCACATTGCTTACATTCACTCTCAACTTCGATTTCCAATCTCCGCGATACATTTATTATCTCTTTAATGTTTTGTTAAACAATTCAATATAATCTCCGAACCTGTCGTCTTTATCAAAATGATCTACAGCTCGCTGACGACAGACTTCACTTGTATATTTTTCCTTATTGGTAACAACCTCAACAATGGCGTTTTTCAGTGCTTCTTTATTACCTTTGGTAACTACGATGCCAGTGTTCTCGTCAATGGCCTCTGGCGAACC from Prevotella sp. E13-27 carries:
- a CDS encoding glycosyltransferase family 4 protein, producing MKKVVLVNQSTGYLMIDIANAYAEVYDEVVLLAGSIKVTERTLNEKIKVKKIVAYDRSSSIKRLITWGWASLQIFNKLLFKYRKYEVVYVTNPPMAYLSSLILKNPFSIIVYDTYPDALQNVGIGKGNFIYKWWSKQNRKLFAKAKKIVSLSDGMADCLANYVEREKITVVPNWASKASFGPVVKSENPFVKGHNLENKFTVMYSGNMGFTHNVETIIEVAKKLVDDERIHFMLIGDGKKKPELQEMCHNYGIKNCTFLDWQPADMLRYSLASADLGVITLNDETARVSVPSKTYNLLAVGAPLLCVVPEESELATIVEKYQNGACFQPGQIDEIAAFIQELASDKEKKEELVNHSLAASRNYTYANAKLYV
- a CDS encoding acyl carrier protein; this translates as MEKFIELFAEAIEREDEIKMEDEFRNYEEWSSIAYISVIAMMDEEYDTQIEEADFKKLRTVQAVYDACTKK
- a CDS encoding serine acetyltransferase, translated to MKDILIYGFGGFGHEVACIINHINAIEPTWKIVGYIDDGVEVGTECKYGKVLGNIDTLNEWKTPVDVAIAVGSPKYLEELPSKITNPLVNFPNIIAPNVFYFDKESVTMGKGNIVTFGCRFSCNFHMGDFNVLDGCISFGHDVVIGSHNMLFPEVRVSGQTTIGNKNYFGSRCFIAQCLKVGNENRFGAGTYILRKIKDGGLYMGNPAKKVTID
- a CDS encoding 3-oxoacyl-ACP synthase III family protein, whose protein sequence is MAYIQYEGVGITAMSAAVPKRVIKNREYTEVFSAQEANDIVDKTGIEERRFSDEETCSSDLCFAAAEKLIADNNVNKEEIDLLVFISQTPDYRMPATACTLQHRLGLPNSTIAFDITLGCSAFLYGLSVVYGMMERSGLRKALLLDGETRSKVYSPRDRRSAFLFGDGGVAALVERDSKFGKSTFSLNTDGSRADLIMIPAGGYRKMSSAETVVEKVIDEYGNMRSDEQGYMRGGDVFNFVIREIPKDIKKTIAYAEKEIDGFDYVVFHQANNFINSYIAKKMKLDTEKIPSTIAKFGNTSSVSVPLTIVSELKGKLEGQKELLLTAFGVGMTWATGIVPFVDCKISDIVEVEHGQAV
- a CDS encoding MBL fold metallo-hydrolase, whose translation is MLTVDFITNRVFNSRTYILSDEKYDSVWLVDCGDTDRVLEKIGQKSVEGVLLTHAHSDHIYGVEELIKRFPAVKVYTNAAGVEALKSPKLNISHYHSEYPDISIDEPDNVCVLKEGDSLEVLGMPVHVYETPGHAPSCITYIIDNKAFTGDSYIPGVKVFTGFPHANKKQSETSLARILKLSADCQIMPGHS
- a CDS encoding sugar transferase; translated protein: MYKHFFKRILDFFISLIVIICISPILLVVTIWLHFANKGAGAFFFQERPGKDAKIFKVIKFKTMTDERDADGNLLPDAQRLTKVGKFVRSTSIDELPQLINVLKGDMALIGPRPLLVKYLPLYSPEQARRHEVRPGISGWAQCHGRNAISWTKKFKLDVWYVDHCTLWTDIKVIWITVMKVLKRADISNDAAATMPPFDGTN